AATAAAGATTTTGAAGATTCGGTCCGTAAAATTTTTCAAGCGATCATGGATACTACGAAAGAATATCAACAAGAAAAAATTATTGATGAATAAAAATAATTTTGTGGTAGCGTAATACATTTAAAAGAAATGAGAGAATTTATGAAAAATAGAAAAACGCTTATTACGGTTTTTGCTTTGCTTGCGATTTTCCTTTCTCGTTTTATTCCGGCGCCTGCAGGGTTAAGTGCAGATGGTATGCAGGTGGTCGGAATTTTTCTAGGGACGTTGTTACTATGGATTTTTGTGGGTATTGATTGGCCGAGTCTGCTATGTTTAGCCGCTTTGACGCTAGTGCCAACGTTAGAACCAGCAGAAGTATTTGCCTCTTCATTTGGTAATGAAACATTCACTTTTTTGCTTTTTACTTTTATGCTTACTTATGCATTATCACAAACTAGTATCATCAAACGGATTGCTCTTGCCTTTATTACGAGTAAATGGGCGCAAAAAGGAGCATGGCAACTGACCTTATTATTTTTATTATCTGTATTGTTCATAGGTTTGTTTATTTCGCCGACTGTCTTGTTCTTTATTATGTTGCCAATTTTAGAAGAGATCTACGAAATTTTAAATCTTAAAAAAGGAAGCAGTTTTGCTTCGATGTTAATGATTGGGTTAGTGGTTTCCTGTTCTTTATCTTCAGGAATGACACCAATAGCACATGTTTTTCCTGTGATCGCGCTTGGCGTTTTTGAATCAATTGCCAATGTAACGATAAGTTATGCTGGTTATATGGCCTTTGCGATACCCGCCGGTTTATTGATCTTTTTATTTATGTTCCTTATTTTCCGTTTCATTTTAAAACCAGATATGAAACAATTTAAACAGTTAGATAAAGCTGATTTTAAACAAGTAACATTTGCAAAAGTCTCTAAAAGTGAAAAAGTCATACTATCTGTTTTTATTATTGTTATTTTATTATGGGTATTACCTGGAATTATTTCACCAATAATGCCTGACATAGCAGGAGTAATTGAAAGCTTTGGAACAGCTGTACCTCCACTTGCTGGTGTTGTCGTATTGGCTATGATACAAGTGGAAGGAAAGCCACTGTTACCGATTAATGAAGCAATTACCAAAGGCGTTTCTTGGCCGAGCTTGATTATGGCCGCTTCAACTTTGGCTATCGGTAGTGCATTAACGAATGAAGGGATTGGTTTAATTACTTATGTATCAGAAGTTATGGAACCTATCGCCCAGGGACTTTCACCTTTATTGATTATTGGTCTTTTCATTACTTGGGCAACGATTGAATCAAATATCGGCTCACACATGGTAACCTCTCAAGCAGTTACTTCTGTTGCTGTACCGATAGCACTTTCTTCTAATGCAATTGAAGCTGCGTCATTAGCAGCAGTGATTGGGCTGGTAGCTTCCATTGGTTCAGCCACGCCACCATCGATGCCTTATGTCGCTATTGCGGGCTCGTCTGGTTGGACAAACACGATACAAATGTTGAAATATGGGATGTTAGTAGCTGTAGGTACACTTTTTATTGCATTATTAGTAGCCTATCCGTTAGCGAATGTGTTTATTAATGTATAAAGACAAAACCATACAAGGAGCTAGATTGCTTTTGTATGGTTTTATTTGACTATAAAAAATAAAATATTTATTGGGAAAAGGAGCGATGGAAAATGTTATATGACGTGATTATTGTAGGAGCTGGGTCTATGGGAATGGCCGCCGGGTATTATTTAACAGAGTCCGGACAAACTGTTGCCTTGGTTGATGCCTTTGACCCTCCTCATGAGGCAGGCTCTCATCATGGTAAAACAAGGTTGATACGCCATGCTTATGGGGAAGGTAGTAGCTATGTTCCGCTCGTATTGCATGCGCAAAACTTATGGGAAGAACTGGATAAAAAAACGGAGGAACGAATTTTTGCTAAAACTGGTGTCCTTAATTTTGGTTTAAAAGGAAGTACTTTTTTAAATACTGTCGAACAATCAGCGAAAAAGCACCAATTACCCTTGCAGATAATGTCAGCAGAAGAAATTAATCAATATTGGTCAGGTTTTCAGCTGAATAAGGGACTAATCGGTTATTTTGAAAGCAATTCTGGTGTACTTTTTAGTGAAAATGCTATTCGTACATATCGCATATTAGCTGAAAAAAATGGCGCTGATGTATATACAAATAGTCATATTCAATCGATTGATACACAAACGGATCAAGTAACTGTGCAGCTGGAAGGTGAAAAACTTACTGGTAAAAAATTACTTATCACGGCTGGGAAGGGGACAAATCAAGTAACAAGTCTACTTAATATAAAATTACCTCTTACGCCTTTACGCAAAACCTTTTCTTGGTTGAACGCTGCGCAAAATTCACATTATAAGGAAGGTGTGTTTCCAGGATGGAGTTACGCTGATGAAAACAGCACTTATTACGGTTTTCCAAATATGGATGGCACAGGGTTAAAAATCGGGAGGCATGATGGAGGTCGACCGTTAGATGACCCGCAAGAACTAGAGCCGTTTGATAGCTATCCAGAAGATGAGCATGAAGTAGTAGATTTTGTACGCAAACATTTTTCAAAGAATATAGAATTAAGCGAAGGAAAGGTATGTACTTATACAAGTACGCCTGACGAAGATTTTATTATTGACTACTTACCCGGATATGAAAATATTCTTGTTGCTTGTGGCTTTTCCGGTCATGGTTTCAAATTTGCAAGTGGCATTGGTGATAGTTTAGCAAAGATGTTGATGTATAAAGAACCAGCTGTTTCTTTGGAGAATTTCCGTTTAAATCGCTTCAGCGATAGTTTTTCATTTTTCTCAAAATAAAAGAAAAAAGCTAATCCCCTAAGTCGATGATCTCATCGCACCATTCAGCAGACAATTCGACATCGTGAGTAATGATAGCTATGATAGCGTCTGTTTCTTTTAACATATTTAGTAATTCGCCAAAACGTTGCATATTGCTATAATCTAAGCCGCTGGTTGGTTCATCAAAAATAATCAATTCTTTTCCAGACAGCATGGCAGAGGCAATAGCAACACGTTGCTTCTGGCCGCCAGATAAGCTCATAGGATGACGATTTTCTACATCCAATAAGTTTAACTTTTCTAATACTCGGTTTTTTTGTTCAGGGTACTTTGCGTTTAGTAAAACCTCTTCGGATACAGATTCACTAAACAACTGATAATTTGTATCTTGCATAACTAAAAAGCTTTTTTTCACTAATGATTTGGAAGAAATTGTTTGTCCTTGCCACAAAATTTTTCCTGCTAGAGGTTTTAATAGTCCTGTTAAAGTTTTTGCCAAAGTGGATTTTCCAACGCCATTGGGGCCAGTAAAACCTATTACTTTATTTTGGTTCATTCCAATTGTCATATTTGATAAAATCGGCGAATTTTTTTCATAGCCGACCGTTAAATTTTTGGTTTGTAACAAATAAGATCCCTCAGTTACCTTAGGGGTTTGTTCTTTTTCTGAAAGAATCTTACGTTGTTTTGACAAATCCATCGCTCGAAGTCCGATTTGTGCTAAGTCGTCATTCGTAAGTTGGTTAAATGCTGCACTTTTCCATTCTTGGACTAACTTGCCTTCTTCAAATAGCACATAACGATCGACTAAACCCTTCGTCCAAGCTAGCCGATGTTCTGTAAGAATAATTGTGACGCCTTCTTCTTTTTTTCTTTTTATCATTGCTTTAATCTGTTCAATGGCATTATGGTCTAAATTACTTGTTACTTCATCTAATACAAGGACTTTAGGACGTAATGCACTTGCAGCGGCCATGGCAACTTGTTGCTTCTGGCCGCCAGATAATTTGAATATGTCACGATCAAGTAAGGACTCTATATGAAATTCTTTAGCTATTTCATTAATACGCATAGTAATCCTTTCGGTAGGCGTTCCAACGTTTTCAAGGGGAAAAGCCAGTTCATAGGTTGTACTTGAAGCGAAATGTTGGGCTTTTGGGTTTTGAAAAACACTTCCAACGATAGGAACATAATCTTCAATGCTAGCTTCACCTGCCACCAATCCAAATGTTTCAACATGGCCAGATAATTCGCCTTCAATATAGTTGGGGCTAATTCCATTTAATAAGCGGCTAAAAGTCGTTTTCCCACTACCGCTTTTCCCACAAATAAGGACACACTCCCCTGGAGCCACTTTTAAATCAATTGATTTTAAAAACGCCTCCTCTGCATAAGGAAAGCGAAATGAGCTATTTTTACTAGTGATTGCAAATTGTTTCATATGAACTCTCCTATACAAATAATAATGGGGACTAACGCAATAATCATATAGATAAAATCAACCTTTGTCATATGAAGGGTGATAATCGATGTTTGTTTCCCCGAAATACTTAATCCCTTTGTTAAAGCGGAAATAGTTAAATCTTGTGCCACTTGACTGGCATTCATTAATAATGGAATTAAGATAAATTCAAAAGTTTGTACCGGTTGTTTGATAAAAGCAATAGGGCCTCTTTCGATTCCTCGAAAGGCCATGGCATTTCGAATTTGCCGATAATCTTGGCGCATTGTTGGAAAAAAACGAAAAATCACTGAAAAGGGCACAATAAAAAATTTAGGAAAGTGCCATTTTTTAAATAAACTGATCCATTCTCCTGAGTGTGTTAATTTTAGTGCATAAATTCCTACAATAATCCCAGAAATTAATTCGCGAAACCCGTTGGCGATCATCGACAGTGGATAAAGCAATATAGCATTATTAATAACTGGCAAAATAAAAAATGCTACAAATAATTGCAAACTATATACTAAGACAATACTTAGCCCCCATTTCATTTGTTTACTTATAAAAAAAGGAACAATGAAAATAATGACGGTAAGCATTTCAATAAAAATACTATTATCTAGAAATAAAATGAGTTGAGATACCACTAATAGGTAAAGAATTGTTCGCGGGTCAAAATGAAAGGCCATTAGACCACTCCTGCTTTTTTAAAATGTTTTTTCACCATCCGTTGTCCAAATAAACCACCGACGATTGCTGCGATAATAAGCAACACGAAAACAATGAGGCCTGTATAATTAGAGATACTTGCAAAAACATTTTCAATATAAGCTGAATCTTTCCCCCGTTCCCTAAGATTTGTCACATAGCTATCTGTGAGAAATAACAATTGGATTACCGGCCCTGTAGTGTTAAAGGAAAACACAATATAACTAAGCAATAATCCTAGTCTACTTTTG
This region of Tetragenococcus osmophilus genomic DNA includes:
- a CDS encoding energy-coupling factor transporter transmembrane component T family protein: MAFHFDPRTILYLLVVSQLILFLDNSIFIEMLTVIIFIVPFFISKQMKWGLSIVLVYSLQLFVAFFILPVINNAILLYPLSMIANGFRELISGIIVGIYALKLTHSGEWISLFKKWHFPKFFIVPFSVIFRFFPTMRQDYRQIRNAMAFRGIERGPIAFIKQPVQTFEFILIPLLMNASQVAQDLTISALTKGLSISGKQTSIITLHMTKVDFIYMIIALVPIIICIGEFI
- a CDS encoding ABC transporter ATP-binding protein, producing MKQFAITSKNSSFRFPYAEEAFLKSIDLKVAPGECVLICGKSGSGKTTFSRLLNGISPNYIEGELSGHVETFGLVAGEASIEDYVPIVGSVFQNPKAQHFASSTTYELAFPLENVGTPTERITMRINEIAKEFHIESLLDRDIFKLSGGQKQQVAMAAASALRPKVLVLDEVTSNLDHNAIEQIKAMIKRKKEEGVTIILTEHRLAWTKGLVDRYVLFEEGKLVQEWKSAAFNQLTNDDLAQIGLRAMDLSKQRKILSEKEQTPKVTEGSYLLQTKNLTVGYEKNSPILSNMTIGMNQNKVIGFTGPNGVGKSTLAKTLTGLLKPLAGKILWQGQTISSKSLVKKSFLVMQDTNYQLFSESVSEEVLLNAKYPEQKNRVLEKLNLLDVENRHPMSLSGGQKQRVAIASAMLSGKELIIFDEPTSGLDYSNMQRFGELLNMLKETDAIIAIITHDVELSAEWCDEIIDLGD
- a CDS encoding SLC13 family permease; the encoded protein is MKNRKTLITVFALLAIFLSRFIPAPAGLSADGMQVVGIFLGTLLLWIFVGIDWPSLLCLAALTLVPTLEPAEVFASSFGNETFTFLLFTFMLTYALSQTSIIKRIALAFITSKWAQKGAWQLTLLFLLSVLFIGLFISPTVLFFIMLPILEEIYEILNLKKGSSFASMLMIGLVVSCSLSSGMTPIAHVFPVIALGVFESIANVTISYAGYMAFAIPAGLLIFLFMFLIFRFILKPDMKQFKQLDKADFKQVTFAKVSKSEKVILSVFIIVILLWVLPGIISPIMPDIAGVIESFGTAVPPLAGVVVLAMIQVEGKPLLPINEAITKGVSWPSLIMAASTLAIGSALTNEGIGLITYVSEVMEPIAQGLSPLLIIGLFITWATIESNIGSHMVTSQAVTSVAVPIALSSNAIEAASLAAVIGLVASIGSATPPSMPYVAIAGSSGWTNTIQMLKYGMLVAVGTLFIALLVAYPLANVFINV
- the solA gene encoding N-methyl-L-tryptophan oxidase yields the protein MLYDVIIVGAGSMGMAAGYYLTESGQTVALVDAFDPPHEAGSHHGKTRLIRHAYGEGSSYVPLVLHAQNLWEELDKKTEERIFAKTGVLNFGLKGSTFLNTVEQSAKKHQLPLQIMSAEEINQYWSGFQLNKGLIGYFESNSGVLFSENAIRTYRILAEKNGADVYTNSHIQSIDTQTDQVTVQLEGEKLTGKKLLITAGKGTNQVTSLLNIKLPLTPLRKTFSWLNAAQNSHYKEGVFPGWSYADENSTYYGFPNMDGTGLKIGRHDGGRPLDDPQELEPFDSYPEDEHEVVDFVRKHFSKNIELSEGKVCTYTSTPDEDFIIDYLPGYENILVACGFSGHGFKFASGIGDSLAKMLMYKEPAVSLENFRLNRFSDSFSFFSK